The Latilactobacillus sakei subsp. sakei DSM 20017 = JCM 1157 genome includes a window with the following:
- a CDS encoding sulfite exporter TauE/SafE family protein encodes MSFIQLSFTLILIGVAAGIVSTVGGLASLVSYPALLALGLPPVTANVTNTAGLIFTGVGASLASRKELKHQKRELITLLPLTLIGCIVGALLLFKIPAETFQKIVPFFILSAGILILLPRHLQVGQPAKWQVSLAWLGVFLVGIYSGYFGAASGVLMLSLLSVISQAPFQEYNATKNLTMGLANCIATLVYALQTTINWGLVLPLGIGFLIGGLIGPIIVRLLPERLTKIGIGIAALGLAVSLFMQAY; translated from the coding sequence ATGTCATTTATCCAATTGAGTTTTACATTAATTCTGATTGGCGTGGCAGCCGGCATCGTTAGTACCGTCGGCGGTCTCGCATCACTCGTTTCATACCCAGCCCTACTCGCACTCGGGTTACCACCGGTCACGGCCAATGTCACCAACACCGCGGGCTTAATCTTCACCGGCGTTGGCGCATCACTGGCTTCACGCAAGGAATTGAAACACCAAAAACGGGAACTCATCACGCTTTTACCGTTAACCTTAATTGGCTGTATTGTGGGGGCCTTATTACTCTTTAAAATTCCAGCAGAAACATTCCAAAAAATTGTCCCCTTTTTCATTTTATCTGCCGGCATTTTAATCCTCTTACCACGCCATCTCCAAGTTGGTCAACCCGCTAAATGGCAAGTTAGCCTCGCTTGGCTCGGTGTTTTCTTAGTCGGCATTTACAGCGGCTACTTCGGTGCTGCTTCTGGTGTCTTGATGCTATCACTGCTCTCAGTCATCAGCCAAGCGCCTTTCCAAGAATATAACGCCACCAAAAATCTAACGATGGGCCTCGCGAACTGTATCGCAACACTAGTCTACGCGCTTCAAACGACCATCAATTGGGGCCTTGTCTTGCCCCTTGGAATCGGCTTTTTGATTGGCGGCCTCATTGGTCCCATCATCGTCCGTCTACTACCAGAACGCCTAACTAAAATTGGGATTGGCATCGCCGCACTAGGACTAGCAGTTAGTTTATTTATGCAAGCCTATTAA
- a CDS encoding PadR family transcriptional regulator, whose amino-acid sequence MIQFLILGLLKKKPGAYGYELLADMENNYFEFFLNFTKGSFYYNLQQLAEKQLIEKIVDDASDKREKNRYVLTAGGEAAFEKQFAHYGGQNKPITFPFYTPLLFTDQVEPTQMRELLQSQIAQTKEKIQAIEAALNTATNLQPMFIKMMANSKRHHEVNLEWLQEQLAEGIQ is encoded by the coding sequence ATGATTCAGTTTCTAATTTTGGGTTTATTGAAGAAAAAGCCAGGTGCTTATGGCTACGAATTATTAGCTGATATGGAAAACAATTATTTCGAATTCTTTTTGAACTTTACGAAGGGTTCTTTTTACTACAACTTACAACAACTAGCGGAAAAGCAATTGATTGAAAAAATAGTGGATGATGCCAGTGATAAGCGCGAGAAAAATCGCTATGTGCTGACTGCGGGGGGAGAAGCGGCTTTTGAAAAACAGTTCGCCCATTATGGCGGGCAGAATAAGCCGATTACTTTCCCATTCTACACACCACTACTATTCACTGATCAAGTTGAACCAACGCAAATGCGCGAACTCTTGCAGAGCCAAATTGCACAAACTAAGGAAAAAATCCAAGCGATTGAAGCGGCATTAAATACCGCAACCAATCTACAACCGATGTTTATCAAAATGATGGCCAACTCAAAACGACACCACGAAGTTAATTTGGAGTGGCTGCAAGAACAACTAGCAGAGGGGATACAATGA
- a CDS encoding sialate O-acetylesterase — MMKSILLVGQSNMAGRGFIQDVPGLRHERVKMLRNGRWQMMAEPIHFDREVAGVGPAASFAAAWVQAHLDEELGLIPCAEGGSSIDEWASDEMLMRHAIAEAKFAQESSELIGVLWHQGESDSLKGGYQTYAAKLTAVFSHLRQALGQADLPIIVGQLPDFLGQEGFGASATEFNDINREMANVVAQDPHSYLVNAAELTANPDGIHIDAASQRRFGLRYYAAFANQEDVLAVLPDEAAQLGVLYQRPETPQEKMYRLSRAFALGQMSYPEFIAQLTGKGTAK; from the coding sequence ATGATGAAGTCAATTTTATTAGTCGGTCAGTCAAATATGGCCGGGCGGGGATTTATTCAAGATGTGCCGGGATTGCGGCACGAGCGCGTGAAGATGTTGCGCAATGGGCGCTGGCAAATGATGGCCGAACCAATTCATTTTGATCGCGAGGTTGCGGGTGTTGGGCCGGCTGCATCATTTGCGGCGGCTTGGGTCCAGGCGCACCTGGATGAAGAATTAGGTTTAATTCCGTGTGCTGAAGGGGGCAGTTCAATCGATGAGTGGGCGAGTGACGAAATGTTGATGCGCCACGCGATTGCTGAAGCCAAATTCGCACAGGAATCTAGCGAGTTAATTGGGGTATTATGGCACCAAGGGGAAAGCGATAGTCTAAAAGGCGGTTATCAAACGTATGCTGCCAAGTTAACGGCGGTCTTTAGTCATTTACGTCAAGCATTGGGTCAAGCAGACTTACCCATTATTGTCGGGCAATTACCAGATTTTTTAGGCCAAGAAGGGTTCGGCGCTAGTGCGACAGAATTCAATGACATTAATCGGGAAATGGCGAACGTGGTTGCGCAAGATCCCCATAGTTACTTAGTCAACGCCGCCGAATTAACGGCCAATCCTGATGGCATTCACATCGATGCGGCCTCACAACGGCGCTTTGGCTTGCGCTATTACGCTGCTTTTGCCAACCAAGAGGATGTCCTCGCGGTACTGCCAGATGAAGCTGCTCAATTAGGAGTACTTTATCAACGGCCAGAAACCCCGCAGGAAAAGATGTATCGCTTGAGTCGTGCTTTTGCACTTGGACAAATGAGCTATCCAGAATTCATCGCGCAATTAACGGGCAAGGGGACTGCCAAATGA
- a CDS encoding AAA family ATPase, producing the protein MIFKELKLINFRQFKGENKFVFPINDRKITLIIARNGVGKTTFLQAFRFCFYGESPNVLKLPKSEELLNYSVENNMSEMDEQPLSVQVKFQHNGKDYIAVRTVRFRMFNRKMQKLTKNSDDSFELWEETENRGAIKVEDGLKRIQEMIPTGLAHVYMFDGERVEKPIGSTEFKNDLKDSIVGVLGLKKLEQARDFLGNKSKSGSVIGQVHAKLVPIGSTEQEVLDRYASAEENITQLKQEIVIRQNQVESLTKDIEVATEAQKSIEKLELLVQVKKIAESKISAQEREIEELRRRANDCAVELLLKLEVAKTYKKYEKFIAKEEEQTEVFENLYQSVVEDILRRHKCICGREVHTGSIEAEHLRELSVLPQDNANYLNALRSLYNSLANLPSLRKSITKYHNQLVLAKKKLEELRKEGEHAIEKVIKKEEEIGAKNQVDIEHLRATKARILYNIDINEKSIESNQRVVNELSSELKKIQFNSQHNRNVNASLKMLNQLKLEIEEELDNKKNIARESIEKNMNLVLTEVMDQHYEVELDSEYKLTVYKKVDDKRLQDETEVLSTGQNVMMYLSFLKALLMTVEQHAEFDDIQSSGVIMDAALSNLDEEHIKQISSRILNSFDQLIFLSFKAQLRNELITGIHNNISCAYELSKDMMGNVVSRIIDTNNVEEYVNEDDEINE; encoded by the coding sequence ATGATTTTTAAAGAACTAAAACTGATTAACTTTAGACAATTTAAGGGTGAAAATAAATTTGTATTCCCAATAAATGATCGAAAAATCACGTTAATCATTGCTCGTAACGGTGTTGGGAAAACAACTTTTTTACAAGCGTTCCGTTTTTGCTTTTATGGGGAAAGTCCAAATGTTTTAAAATTACCTAAGAGTGAAGAATTATTAAATTACTCAGTAGAAAATAATATGAGTGAAATGGATGAGCAGCCACTTTCGGTACAAGTTAAGTTTCAACATAACGGTAAAGATTATATAGCGGTTAGAACAGTTAGATTTAGAATGTTTAACCGTAAGATGCAAAAACTTACAAAAAATTCAGACGATAGCTTTGAATTATGGGAAGAAACAGAAAATCGCGGTGCAATAAAAGTTGAAGATGGACTAAAAAGAATTCAGGAAATGATTCCTACTGGATTGGCACATGTTTACATGTTTGATGGGGAACGTGTTGAAAAGCCAATTGGAAGTACAGAATTTAAAAATGATTTAAAGGATTCAATAGTAGGTGTGTTGGGTTTGAAAAAACTTGAACAGGCAAGAGATTTTTTGGGAAACAAATCCAAATCAGGATCAGTGATTGGGCAGGTTCATGCGAAATTAGTACCAATAGGTTCTACTGAGCAAGAGGTTTTAGATCGGTATGCTAGTGCTGAGGAGAATATTACACAATTAAAACAAGAGATTGTGATACGTCAAAACCAAGTGGAGAGTTTAACGAAAGATATTGAAGTTGCTACTGAAGCACAAAAAAGTATTGAGAAACTTGAATTGTTAGTTCAAGTAAAGAAAATTGCTGAGTCCAAAATATCTGCACAAGAACGTGAAATAGAAGAATTAAGAAGAAGAGCTAACGACTGCGCTGTTGAATTATTACTAAAATTAGAAGTTGCAAAAACATATAAAAAGTATGAGAAGTTTATTGCAAAGGAAGAGGAACAGACAGAAGTATTTGAAAACTTATATCAGTCGGTTGTTGAAGATATTTTGAGAAGGCATAAATGTATTTGTGGACGTGAGGTTCATACAGGTAGTATTGAAGCAGAGCATCTGAGAGAGTTATCAGTACTTCCTCAAGACAACGCTAACTATTTAAATGCATTAAGGAGCTTATATAATTCTCTTGCTAATCTTCCAAGTCTACGAAAAAGTATAACGAAATATCATAATCAATTAGTATTGGCTAAGAAAAAATTAGAAGAATTAAGAAAGGAGGGTGAGCACGCGATTGAAAAAGTTATAAAAAAAGAGGAGGAAATTGGAGCAAAAAATCAAGTGGATATTGAACATCTTAGAGCAACTAAGGCCCGTATTCTGTATAATATTGATATTAACGAAAAGTCTATCGAAAGCAACCAACGAGTTGTTAATGAACTTAGCTCAGAACTAAAGAAAATACAGTTTAATAGTCAACATAATAGGAATGTAAATGCATCACTAAAAATGCTCAATCAATTGAAGTTAGAGATTGAGGAAGAATTAGATAATAAGAAAAATATTGCTCGTGAATCGATTGAAAAAAATATGAACTTAGTTCTCACAGAGGTAATGGATCAACATTACGAGGTAGAACTAGATTCAGAATATAAATTAACAGTCTATAAAAAAGTAGATGATAAACGATTGCAAGATGAGACTGAGGTTTTATCTACAGGGCAAAATGTAATGATGTATCTATCATTTTTAAAAGCATTATTGATGACTGTTGAACAACACGCGGAGTTCGATGATATTCAAAGTAGCGGAGTTATTATGGATGCAGCACTTTCTAATCTGGATGAAGAACATATTAAACAAATTAGTAGTAGAATATTAAATTCGTTTGACCAACTAATTTTCTTATCATTTAAAGCGCAGCTTCGAAATGAGTTAATTACTGGAATACACAATAATATCTCATGTGCATATGAGTTATCTAAGGATATGATGGGAAATGTTGTGTCACGAATAATTGATACGAATAATGTTGAAGAGTATGTAAACGAGGATGACGAAATAAATGAGTAA
- a CDS encoding DEAD/DEAH box helicase family protein — MFSTDLKNLKIQYRTTVNQVIDEFYVPVLSKAVRYDRAVGYFSSNILIAYIDGLEKFVENNGKIRLIISPFITKKDGEVFLDSINKISSISGSLNELFRNFRLDGNDAQISAQILYRLIMDGILEVRVIVPNNNLGLFHEKIALFYDELGDTIAINGSNNETQGSVEHNLESFSTFRSWINGQELYIDTFKEQFEDTWQGNLNEYHMLSLQEAVDDDVLREYETDESIKTLYSKLSRHGGLEKQNEPKNETERLGFDPYDYQKVAAETWMEKSKGIIAFATGTGKTKTAIYAFDQLMKKEGAKVFLITVPDKTLVEQWSKELLNYWGNLVKCYSENNQWVNQLKNKIDYWKLEPDEPLFIVTTNQTFHGEKFTRQIKKLNKDYVFLADECHRLGTDNLLNSLPSVERRLGLSATPSIYMSEEKTDRLFNYFGGIIAEYSLEKAIEDGKLTQYEYHPVKVRLSDDEMEKYKELTHKIVKMLGNDDENSLEGLSLEAQMLLFKRARIIYGAYDKIIKLESLLDKLKDQRNMLIYCGATSLSEGIAGDDEGNELDQSNTEASKKQIEIVNQMLKGKGILAAQYTKDENGNERQDRIDAFKNGVIDTLVAIKALDEGVDIPEISIGIIMASSGNPREFIQRRGRLLRKSAGKEIAIIYDMVVLGEESEYDGINMTELKRIGEFSKAAKNRNEILDEYQELFDRYLEEKEDE; from the coding sequence ATGTTTAGTACTGATTTAAAAAACTTAAAAATACAATATCGAACAACAGTCAACCAAGTAATAGATGAATTTTATGTGCCAGTCTTAAGCAAAGCTGTACGTTATGATAGGGCGGTTGGATATTTTTCATCTAATATTTTAATAGCATATATTGATGGATTAGAGAAATTTGTAGAAAATAACGGAAAAATAAGATTAATTATTTCACCATTTATAACAAAAAAAGATGGGGAAGTTTTTTTAGATTCTATTAATAAAATTAGTTCTATTTCAGGATCTCTTAATGAACTATTTAGGAATTTTAGACTAGATGGGAATGATGCACAAATCTCTGCACAGATTCTCTATCGATTAATTATGGACGGTATATTGGAAGTTAGAGTTATCGTTCCTAACAATAACTTAGGTTTATTTCATGAAAAAATCGCTTTATTTTATGACGAATTAGGAGATACGATTGCAATAAACGGATCTAACAATGAAACCCAAGGCTCTGTAGAGCACAATTTAGAATCGTTTAGTACATTTAGATCCTGGATCAACGGACAAGAGTTGTACATCGATACATTTAAGGAACAATTTGAGGATACTTGGCAAGGTAACCTTAACGAATACCACATGCTGTCATTACAGGAGGCAGTAGATGACGATGTACTTCGTGAATATGAAACAGATGAAAGTATAAAAACGTTATATTCTAAACTAAGTAGACATGGTGGGTTAGAAAAACAGAATGAGCCGAAGAATGAGACTGAAAGGTTAGGATTCGATCCGTATGATTATCAAAAAGTTGCAGCAGAGACGTGGATGGAAAAAAGTAAGGGGATTATTGCATTTGCAACAGGAACCGGTAAAACAAAAACTGCTATTTATGCGTTCGATCAATTAATGAAAAAAGAAGGAGCAAAAGTTTTCTTAATTACGGTTCCTGATAAAACGTTAGTAGAGCAATGGTCTAAAGAGCTGTTGAATTACTGGGGTAATTTAGTGAAATGTTATTCTGAAAACAACCAATGGGTTAATCAATTAAAAAATAAAATAGACTATTGGAAACTTGAACCGGATGAACCCTTATTTATCGTAACGACTAATCAAACATTCCATGGTGAAAAATTCACGCGTCAAATTAAGAAATTAAATAAGGACTATGTTTTTTTAGCGGATGAATGCCATCGTCTGGGGACTGATAACTTATTGAATAGCCTGCCTAGTGTAGAAAGACGACTAGGACTTTCAGCAACCCCTAGTATTTATATGTCTGAAGAAAAAACAGACCGCTTGTTTAACTACTTTGGAGGTATTATAGCTGAATATAGTTTAGAAAAAGCAATAGAAGACGGAAAGCTAACACAATATGAGTACCATCCTGTGAAAGTTAGACTATCTGATGATGAAATGGAAAAGTATAAAGAGTTAACGCATAAAATAGTGAAGATGTTAGGTAATGATGACGAAAATAGTTTAGAGGGGTTGTCACTTGAGGCGCAGATGTTACTCTTTAAGAGAGCAAGAATTATTTATGGGGCATATGACAAAATAATTAAGTTGGAATCGTTACTTGATAAATTAAAAGATCAAAGAAATATGTTGATCTATTGTGGAGCAACCTCCTTGTCTGAAGGAATTGCTGGAGATGACGAGGGAAATGAGCTAGATCAGAGTAATACTGAGGCAAGTAAAAAACAAATTGAAATTGTAAATCAGATGTTAAAGGGTAAAGGAATTCTAGCTGCTCAATATACTAAAGATGAGAATGGTAATGAGAGACAAGATAGAATTGATGCATTCAAAAATGGTGTAATAGACACTTTAGTGGCTATTAAGGCATTAGATGAAGGGGTCGACATTCCTGAAATATCGATTGGTATTATTATGGCGAGCTCGGGAAATCCGCGTGAATTTATACAACGAAGAGGTCGATTATTAAGAAAATCCGCGGGAAAAGAGATTGCCATTATTTATGATATGGTCGTTTTGGGAGAAGAATCCGAGTATGACGGAATAAATATGACAGAATTAAAACGAATAGGAGAATTTTCAAAGGCTGCAAAAAATAGAAATGAAATCTTAGATGAATATCAAGAATTGTTTGATAGATATTTGGAGGAAAAAGAAGATGAATGA